A stretch of the Lineus longissimus chromosome 12, tnLinLong1.2, whole genome shotgun sequence genome encodes the following:
- the LOC135496697 gene encoding general transcription factor IIH subunit 2-like, which produces MEDTEPEKGYTWETEYEKTWEALKEDDDGSLQASVDEIIQRAKRKRLEERKGNVRLGMMRHFFLVVDMSNAMMDQDLKPTRFICSLKLLEHFVEEFFDQNPISQLGIIVSRNKRAEKVTELGGNPKRHVQALETLNDKTCQGEPSLQNALELALQTLRHMPGHASREVLVVLGSLTTCDPGDIAVTAKTLKEQNIRCSIVGLSAEVRVCKKLTQVTHGKYDIILDEHHFKDLLCQHVVPPPSAANMESSLIRMGFPHHKLNAASDQEEKSSMCMCHLDSKNSEGFSTSGYFCPQCKSKYCELPVECKACGLTLVSAPHLARSYHHLFPLPVFKEISPQVLHQMPLNQHCFACQVLFTETIVYLCEKCECLFCSDCDMFIHDTLHSCPGCASSRSTQQSAPSVDMIT; this is translated from the exons ATGGAGGACACGGAGCCTGAAAAAGGCTACACATGGGAAACGGAATACGAAAAAACCTG GGAAGCCCtaaaagaagatgatgatggatCACTACAGGCTAGCGTGGATGAAATTATTCAGAGAGCGAAGCGGAAAAGACTGGAGGAGAGAAAGGGGAATGTCCGCTTGGGAATG ATGAGACACTTTTTCTTGGTGGTTGACATGTCGAATGCCATGATGGACCAGGATTTAAAGCCAACAAGATTCATATGTTCCTTAAAG CTCTTGGAACATTTTGTGGAAGAATTCTTCGACCAGAATCCTATCAGTCAGCTTGGTATTATTGTATCACGGAATAAACGTGCAGAAAAGGTGACAGAACTAGGAGGTAATCCAAAAAGACATGTCCAAGCACTGGAGACTCTGAATGATAAGACATGCCAGGGAGAGCCATCACTGCAGAATGCTCTAGAGTTAGCTTTGCAGACTCTCAG ACACATGCCTGGTCATGCCAGCAGAGAAGTCTTGGTGGTTCTTGGAAGTTTGACAACTTGTGACCCTGGCGACATTGCTGTGACGGCTAAAACACTTAAGGAACAAAATATACGGTGCTCTATTGTTGGATTGTCGGCGGAGGTGAGAGTGTGTAAGAAGCTCACACAAGTCACACATG GGAAATATGACATTATCCTTGATGAGCATCATTTCAAAGATCTTCTCTGTCAGCATGTGGTCCCACCACCAAGTGCG GCGAATATGGAATCATCCCTAATCCGAATGG GTTTCCCTCACCATAAGTTGAATGCTGCATCGGACCAGGAGGAAAAATCATCCATGTGCATGTG TCACCTGGACAGTAAAAACAGCGAGGGTTTCAGCACGAGTGGATACTTTTGTCCTCAGTGCAAGAGTAAATATTGTGAGCTGCCAGTTGAATGCAAGGCTTGTG GATTAACCCTCGTCTCAGCACCCCATCTGGCGCGGTCGTACCACCATCTCTTCCCACTGCCTGTGTTCAAGGAAATCTCACCACAAGTTCTTCATCAGATGCCACTCAATCAACACTGCTTTGCCTGTCAGGTGCTCTTCACTGAAACCATC GTTTACCTCTGCGAGAAGTGTGAGTGTCTCTTCTGCTCCGACTGTGATATGTTTATTCACGATACGCTACATTCCTGCCCTGGATGTGCTAGTTCAAGATCCACACAGCAGAGTGCACCTTCTGTAGACATGATCACATGA
- the LOC135496758 gene encoding beta-lactamase domain-containing protein 2-like isoform X1, whose translation MTFIKYAVFVLIFACAVMFIRKQTAPKLEFHVGGSVEPGFEAVDDAFRELIKNGMYGGAFTAYYRGKPVVDLWGGYADVDSKQRWEKDTISMAFSTTKGLAALCIGVLVTRGHVKYDDPVASFWPEFAANGKESITLRTLMNHEAGLIGLDEPLSLEDLLTDSPKVSQYLAKQKPFWEPGSGHGYHAISIGPYVDQVVRRVDPKKRNVTQFFEDEIAKPLGVDFSLHLKPSERYRDSRLVEQPGFYGLLDTIWCAFETWDFQMVQCFYEMVSNPASLIAKAIGMIDMPESYNHIDKKIVEISSVTGHGTARALAKIYGMITMDGGMVNGKPLISDSVLLEFMQVPDEITKDKVVLLPISYSGGMSHLPTPAGDWMFGTPGFGGQMGHGDPKKQIGLGFLTNHLRTYIVVSDPRTQSLFKAVYSSVKKMEETKK comes from the exons ATGACTTTCataaaatatgctgtttttGTCCTCATTTTTGCGTGTGCAGTGATGTTTATTCGCAAGCAAACGGCGCCAAAACTTGAATTTCATGTTGGAGGATCTGTTGAGCCAGGCTTTGAAGCTGTCGACGATGCTTTTAG GGAACTGATCAAAAATGGCATGTACGGTGGTGCCTTCACAGCTTATTACCGGGGGAAGCCTGTGGTTGATTTATGGGGCGGTTATGCAGACGTGGATAGCAAACAACGCTGGGAGAAGGACACCATCTCCATGGCTTTCTCAACGACGAAGGGGCTGGCTGCTCTCTGCATTGGAGTCTTGGTCACAAG AGGTCATGTGAAGTATGACGATCCCGTGGCATCCTTCTGGCCAGAGTTTGCTGCCAATGGGAAGGAGAGTATCACTTTGAGGACTCTTATGAATCATGAG gCTGGGCTGATTGGTCTTGATGAGCCGCTGAGTCTAGAGGATTTGTTGACAGATTCACCGAAAGTTAGTCAATACTTGGCCaagcagaaacctttctgggAGCCTGGCTCTGGACATGGGTACCACGCCATATCTATCGGACCCTATGTAGACCAAGTAGTCAGAAGGGTGGACCCAAAAAAGCGAAATGTGACACAGTTTTTTGAGGATGAAATTGCAAAGCCGCTTG GAGTCGATTTCTCATTACACCTGAAGCCGTCTGAGCGTTACCGAGATTCACGGCTCGTTGAGCAGCCTGGTTTTTATGGTTTGCTTGATACGATATGGTGTGCCTTCGAGACGTGGGACTTCCAGATGGTGCAATGTTTTTATGAAATGGTCAGCAATCCTGCTAGTTTGATAGCGAAGGCAATAGGAATGATTGACATGCCCGAG TCATACAACCACATTGATAAAAAGATAGTTGAGATTAGCTCTGTTACTGGGCACGGAACTGCAAGAGCACTTGCCAAAATCTATGGCATGATAACGATGGATGGCGGGATGGTCAACGGCAAACCATTGATAAGTGACAGCGTCCTTTTAGAATTTATGCAGGTGCCAGATGAGATTACCAAGGACAAAGTTGTGTTGTTACCGATATCTTATTCAGGAGGCATGTCACACCTTCCAACTCCAGCA GGCGACTGGATGTTTGGTACGCCGGGATTCGGAGGGCAAATGGGACATGGTGACCCGAAGAAACAAATTGGGCTGGGGTTTCTGACAAATCATCTAAGGACGTATATTGTTGTATCAGATCCAAGAACACAAAGCTTATTTAAAGCTGTTTATTCTTCCGTTAAAAAGATGGAAGAAACCAAAAAATGA